One window from the genome of bacterium encodes:
- a CDS encoding phenylacetate--CoA ligase has protein sequence MAWSKEETVGRDEMRRIQLGKWQKFVSYVYAKNPVYRKKLDDAGVKPESIRSLDDVRRMPFTTKLEIRDYYPFGLFSAPQEDIVEFHATSGTTGKMVVVGYTRNDVELWTEVMARACTGAGITKNDIVQNIYGYGLFTGGLGTHYGAMRVGASVIPISGGNTQKQIMLMQDFGSTVVTSTPSFLMRLHEVGVEMGVDFKKLKLRIGLLGAEPWSESMRQSIDERFGIKACDMYGLSEMIGPGVSFECHEMRNGLHVNEDYFYPEIINPDTGEVLPYGAEGELVITNFANEGQPLMRYRTRDISRLTVDPCACGRTLVKMQRVTGRTDDMLIIRGVNFFPSQIESIIMKRWGVSPHYLVVVDRPGAMDEVEVKIEVNEEFMRKAAADVLAGAEANILSDVATAKQKKANLKRDIKDIIGITVKVTLVAPGTIPRSEGKAKRVDDRRPKG, from the coding sequence ATGGCCTGGAGCAAGGAAGAGACGGTCGGACGCGACGAGATGCGGCGGATCCAGCTTGGGAAGTGGCAGAAGTTCGTGTCCTACGTCTACGCGAAGAACCCCGTCTACCGGAAGAAGCTGGATGACGCCGGCGTGAAGCCGGAGAGCATCCGTTCGCTGGACGACGTGCGGAGAATGCCCTTCACCACGAAGCTCGAGATCCGCGACTACTATCCGTTCGGCCTCTTTTCCGCGCCCCAGGAAGACATCGTCGAGTTCCACGCCACCTCCGGCACGACCGGCAAGATGGTCGTCGTAGGGTACACCCGGAACGACGTGGAGCTGTGGACCGAGGTGATGGCGAGGGCCTGCACCGGGGCCGGCATCACGAAGAACGACATCGTCCAGAACATCTACGGCTATGGCCTCTTCACCGGGGGTCTCGGGACTCACTACGGGGCGATGCGGGTGGGGGCGTCGGTGATCCCGATCTCCGGCGGAAACACGCAGAAGCAGATCATGCTGATGCAGGACTTCGGCAGCACGGTCGTCACTTCCACCCCCTCGTTCCTCATGCGGCTCCACGAGGTCGGGGTGGAGATGGGGGTCGATTTCAAGAAGCTCAAGCTCCGGATCGGCCTGCTGGGCGCCGAGCCGTGGAGCGAGTCGATGCGGCAGTCGATCGACGAGCGGTTCGGGATCAAGGCGTGCGACATGTACGGCCTCTCCGAGATGATCGGTCCGGGAGTCTCGTTCGAGTGCCACGAAATGCGGAACGGCCTCCACGTCAACGAGGACTACTTCTACCCCGAGATCATCAACCCCGACACCGGTGAGGTTCTTCCCTATGGCGCGGAAGGGGAACTGGTCATCACGAACTTCGCCAACGAGGGACAGCCGCTGATGCGGTATCGCACCCGGGACATCTCCCGGCTGACCGTCGACCCGTGCGCCTGCGGGCGGACGCTCGTCAAGATGCAGCGGGTGACGGGGCGGACCGACGACATGCTGATCATCCGCGGGGTGAACTTCTTCCCGTCCCAGATCGAGTCGATCATCATGAAGCGGTGGGGCGTGTCGCCCCACTACCTGGTCGTCGTCGACCGTCCGGGAGCGATGGACGAGGTCGAGGTAAAGATCGAGGTGAACGAGGAGTTCATGAGGAAGGCCGCCGCCGACGTCCTCGCGGGGGCCGAGGCGAACATCCTGAGCGACGTGGCGACGGCGAAGCAGAAGAAGGCGAACCTGAAGCGGGACATCAAGGACATCATCGGGATCACGGTGAAGGTGACGCTCGTCGCGCCCGGGACGATCCCGCGCAGCGAGGGGAAGGCGAAGCGCGTCGACGACCGGCGCCCGAAGGGCTGA